A genomic stretch from Kribbella amoyensis includes:
- a CDS encoding sucrase ferredoxin, which yields MDRGSGDALTAGFGSSDAGDPARYRPETGCAASAERRGDLLLASAPPAERWLLIETNRPWPRVALEALQYSSALADDQPVTAQGVPTDGGRPRVRAAGLGAEVARLCAELRCRPVLIRRHGRTDRDLPRRWALIDSRPGSESIRWGELPTDEHVLKVLAGTDPGTPSTEPIYLVCTHGRHDACCAVRGRPVASALAAAYPERTWESSHVGGDRFAPNVVLLPHSLYYGHVTPPGAVAIANAYDKGEVVPKSFRGSGALPPHVQAAQHFARAAGHPTTLDSLRPSAVVPLAGSRWSIKLTTDMTELEVEVESHQITIDGQMTCAAQPPGVVRQFTLNSPVPTPKN from the coding sequence GTGGACCGCGGATCCGGTGATGCTCTGACGGCCGGCTTCGGGTCTTCCGACGCGGGCGATCCCGCGAGGTACCGACCGGAGACGGGCTGCGCCGCCTCCGCCGAACGCCGCGGCGATCTGCTGCTCGCCTCCGCCCCACCCGCCGAACGCTGGCTCCTCATCGAAACCAATCGGCCCTGGCCGCGCGTCGCCCTGGAAGCTCTGCAGTACTCGTCGGCTCTCGCGGACGACCAACCCGTCACCGCGCAGGGCGTACCCACGGACGGTGGTCGTCCGCGGGTACGGGCCGCTGGTCTGGGGGCCGAGGTCGCACGGTTGTGTGCGGAGCTGCGGTGCCGGCCGGTGCTGATCCGCCGGCATGGCCGCACGGACCGAGACCTTCCACGCCGTTGGGCCCTGATCGACAGCCGGCCGGGCAGCGAATCCATCCGCTGGGGCGAACTCCCCACCGACGAGCACGTCCTGAAGGTCCTCGCCGGCACCGACCCCGGGACCCCGAGCACCGAACCGATCTACCTCGTCTGCACCCACGGCCGCCACGACGCGTGCTGCGCCGTCCGCGGCCGCCCGGTCGCCTCCGCCCTCGCCGCCGCGTACCCGGAGCGCACCTGGGAAAGCAGCCACGTAGGCGGCGACCGCTTCGCCCCCAACGTGGTGCTGCTCCCCCACAGCCTCTACTACGGCCACGTCACGCCACCCGGCGCCGTCGCCATCGCGAACGCGTACGACAAAGGCGAGGTGGTCCCGAAGTCCTTCCGTGGCTCGGGCGCCCTGCCACCCCACGTCCAAGCAGCCCAGCACTTCGCCCGCGCCGCGGGTCACCCCACGACGCTCGATTCCCTCCGCCCGTCGGCCGTCGTCCCGCTGGCCGGCAGCCGCTGGTCGATCAAGCTCACCACAGACATGACAGAGCTCGAGGTCGAGGTCGAATCCCACCAGATCACCATCGACGGCCAGATGACCTGCGCGGCCCAACCCCCAGGCGTAGTCCGTCAGTTCACCCTCAACTCGCCTGTTCCCACACCCAAAAATTAG
- a CDS encoding gamma carbonic anhydrase family protein: MLLEHRGRQPVVPESAYVAPSAVLCGAVVLSEGSRVLHGAVLTAENGEVHLGENSVVMENALVRGREDHPALIGDAVLVGPHAHVNGATVENEVFIATGASLFPGSVAGEGAELRINSVLHVNSHLPAGAVLPIGWIAAGNPATLYSPDQHEALWQTQEPLDFPGTVYGVPRGTPLREIMARQSAFYAHHQSDRRID; this comes from the coding sequence ATGTTGCTCGAACACCGCGGCCGTCAACCGGTCGTGCCGGAATCCGCGTACGTCGCACCGTCCGCCGTACTCTGCGGCGCCGTCGTCCTGAGCGAGGGCAGCAGAGTCCTGCACGGAGCAGTACTCACCGCGGAGAACGGCGAGGTCCACCTGGGTGAGAACAGCGTGGTGATGGAGAACGCCCTGGTCCGCGGTCGCGAAGACCACCCCGCCCTGATCGGCGACGCGGTCCTGGTCGGTCCGCACGCCCACGTCAACGGCGCCACGGTCGAGAACGAAGTCTTCATCGCCACGGGCGCCTCGCTCTTCCCAGGCTCAGTCGCCGGCGAGGGCGCGGAACTGCGCATCAACAGCGTCCTCCACGTCAACTCCCACCTGCCCGCGGGCGCGGTCCTCCCCATCGGCTGGATCGCAGCAGGCAACCCGGCCACCCTCTACTCCCCCGACCAACACGAAGCCCTCTGGCAAACCCAAGAACCCCTGGACTTCCCAGGCACCGTCTACGGCGTCCCCCGAGGCACTCCCCTGCGCGAAATCATGGCCCGCCAATCAGCCTTCTACGCCCACCACCAATCCGACCGCCGCATCGACTGA
- a CDS encoding MFS transporter, translating into MRGRVPLLVGLAIDSFGGGCAGPLLLLFFVRVGDIPLGTAGLLLTVATLFSLAAPAVVGVVIDRVGPRNLVIGAQFAQGLAFAGFFVGRATWLLFLCALVMTTGQRVFWSSIFSLLSDIADEGDRDRWFGLGGMMQAGGFGLGALAAGALLTIPGDEPFLVAMALNAVSFFLAGLLLMRIRASHAKRAADNIGGPAPLLRKDKPFLVLIAANTVLALCTMVMGIGLPVYVTEALPAPKWLVGVLLAAISIVLATGQTLVVRHTEKRRRTNVLILAGVLWAVWGVLMAGLLHIPVWAVVPGLLLATAVFAAADVLHAATSNALAAAVAPVRGHGKYLSYWQYSFTFASVLVPAFFAQLFEVRHEFPWLAISALALVAAGTIYVLDQKLPHATTRRD; encoded by the coding sequence GTGCGCGGCCGCGTTCCTCTCCTCGTCGGCCTCGCCATCGACTCCTTCGGCGGCGGCTGCGCCGGACCGCTGCTGCTGTTGTTCTTCGTGCGCGTGGGGGACATCCCACTCGGTACCGCGGGTCTGTTGCTGACCGTTGCGACCCTGTTCTCCCTGGCTGCCCCGGCGGTGGTCGGGGTGGTGATCGACCGAGTGGGCCCGCGCAACCTGGTCATCGGCGCGCAATTCGCGCAAGGGCTCGCGTTCGCCGGGTTCTTCGTCGGCCGGGCGACCTGGCTGCTCTTCCTCTGCGCCCTGGTCATGACGACCGGGCAACGCGTGTTCTGGTCGTCGATCTTCAGCCTGCTGTCGGACATCGCGGACGAGGGTGACCGGGACCGGTGGTTCGGGCTCGGCGGCATGATGCAGGCAGGCGGCTTCGGACTGGGCGCACTGGCCGCCGGTGCGCTGCTCACCATCCCCGGGGACGAACCCTTCCTCGTGGCGATGGCGCTGAACGCGGTGTCCTTCTTCCTCGCCGGACTGCTCCTGATGCGGATCCGCGCCAGCCATGCCAAGCGGGCGGCGGACAACATCGGCGGACCGGCCCCCCTGCTGCGCAAGGACAAGCCGTTCCTCGTCCTGATCGCCGCCAACACGGTGCTCGCCCTGTGCACGATGGTGATGGGCATCGGGCTCCCCGTGTATGTGACGGAAGCGCTGCCCGCTCCGAAGTGGCTGGTCGGCGTACTGCTCGCCGCGATCTCCATCGTGCTCGCGACGGGTCAGACGCTGGTGGTGCGCCACACGGAGAAGCGGCGGCGGACCAACGTACTGATCCTGGCCGGCGTGCTCTGGGCGGTGTGGGGCGTCCTGATGGCCGGACTGCTGCACATCCCGGTGTGGGCGGTCGTCCCTGGCCTACTGCTGGCGACCGCGGTCTTCGCAGCTGCCGACGTGCTGCACGCGGCGACCTCCAACGCGCTGGCGGCCGCGGTCGCGCCGGTCCGCGGGCACGGGAAGTACCTGTCGTACTGGCAGTACTCGTTCACCTTCGCGAGCGTCCTGGTCCCGGCGTTCTTCGCGCAACTCTTCGAGGTACGGCACGAGTTCCCGTGGCTCGCGATCTCGGCCCTCGCCCTGGTCGCCGCGGGGACGATCTACGTCCTGGACCAGAAGCTCCCGCACGCCACGACACGGCGTGACTGA
- a CDS encoding MFS transporter, whose amino-acid sequence MRSLRTLVLPPELGRDFRRIWPAAAISNLGDGALLAAGPLLVASITDQPAAVGAAVFVQQLPWLLFALFSGALADRLDRRLMVVVADVFRAAVLAALGLAVLLDASPLWAVYLALFLLGSAETLADNAAGALLVTAVPKEHLGKANARLYAAATVLNQLGGPPIGALLFAVGASVPLFLDAITFAAAAALISRVSVRPPAVRDEPRTALWHDVREGIHWLWNHSGVRTLAWAILIMNITFCAAFATWVLFARERLGLTDTQYGLLISAGAIGAIAGTPVYHVLEPRVGSLTLLRAGLVIETAVHLILALTRNPWIAGVTMAVFGVHAVVWGIVSTTARQLATPDALLGRVNSVYLLASVGGAALGSLLGGVLAQRFGLVAPFTFAFVGMVVMTVVGWRPLRHVSVRTETPQR is encoded by the coding sequence ATGCGATCCCTCCGTACCCTCGTCCTGCCGCCCGAACTGGGCCGGGACTTCCGCCGGATCTGGCCCGCCGCGGCCATTTCGAACCTCGGCGACGGCGCTCTGCTCGCCGCCGGTCCGCTGCTCGTCGCCTCGATCACGGACCAGCCAGCGGCCGTCGGTGCGGCCGTCTTCGTTCAGCAACTGCCCTGGCTGCTGTTCGCGTTGTTCAGCGGCGCCCTGGCCGACCGGCTGGACCGCCGGTTGATGGTGGTCGTCGCGGACGTCTTCCGGGCCGCGGTACTGGCCGCGCTCGGTCTCGCCGTACTGCTGGACGCCTCGCCGTTGTGGGCGGTGTACCTGGCGCTCTTCCTGCTCGGATCGGCCGAGACACTCGCCGACAACGCGGCCGGGGCGTTGCTCGTCACCGCCGTCCCCAAGGAGCATCTCGGTAAGGCGAACGCCCGGCTCTACGCGGCCGCGACCGTACTGAACCAGCTAGGTGGTCCGCCAATCGGCGCGCTGTTGTTCGCCGTTGGCGCGAGTGTGCCGTTGTTCCTCGACGCGATCACGTTCGCCGCTGCGGCCGCACTCATCTCCCGGGTCTCTGTCCGCCCACCCGCGGTCCGCGACGAGCCCCGTACCGCGCTTTGGCACGACGTGCGCGAGGGGATCCATTGGTTGTGGAACCACTCCGGCGTACGCACGTTGGCGTGGGCGATCCTCATCATGAACATCACCTTCTGCGCTGCGTTCGCGACGTGGGTACTGTTCGCGCGGGAACGCCTTGGCCTCACCGACACGCAGTACGGGCTGCTGATCTCGGCGGGAGCGATCGGTGCGATCGCGGGGACGCCGGTGTACCACGTACTCGAGCCCCGCGTCGGCAGTCTGACCCTGCTCCGCGCGGGCCTCGTCATCGAGACGGCGGTGCACCTGATCCTCGCGCTGACCAGGAACCCGTGGATCGCCGGCGTGACGATGGCCGTCTTCGGTGTCCACGCTGTTGTCTGGGGCATCGTTTCGACGACGGCACGGCAGCTCGCGACACCGGACGCGCTGCTGGGCCGCGTGAACAGCGTGTACCTGCTGGCCTCTGTCGGTGGTGCGGCCCTGGGATCGTTGCTGGGTGGCGTACTGGCGCAGCGGTTCGGTCTGGTCGCGCCGTTCACGTTCGCGTTCGTGGGGATGGTCGTGATGACCGTTGTCGGGTGGAGGCCGCTGCGGCATGTCTCTGTCCGAACGGAGACACCGCAGCGCTGA
- a CDS encoding IS3 family transposase (programmed frameshift): MPKAFPLEFRRDVVAVARKGEAPIAQVAKDFGISVSCLQRWLKLADIEDGHQSGATREESAELREVKKRNRQLEQENEILRRAAAYFARDVNPKMMYPLVLDLAADAIPVAVTCRVLGFTTQAFYKWRKNPVTQRDFDDAHLINVAIDIHADDPTFGYRLIADELADAGVAAGENRVARLCSQERIWSIHAKKRGLTRKAGPPVHDDLVKRGFSAAGPNLIWLTDITEHATAEGKLYLCAIKDVYSNRIVGYSIGSRMKASLAVSALRNAIALRAPTANLIVHSDRGSQFRSTKFVRVLKAYQLRGSMGRVGACGDNAAMESFFALLQKNVLDRRRWTTRHELRLAIVSWIETTYHRRRRQRGLGKLTPIEFETLQPVVLAA; the protein is encoded by the exons GTGCCGAAAGCGTTTCCGTTGGAGTTCCGTCGTGATGTGGTCGCGGTTGCCCGCAAGGGTGAGGCGCCGATCGCGCAGGTCGCGAAGGACTTCGGGATTTCCGTGTCGTGTCTGCAGCGCTGGCTGAAGCTGGCCGATATCGAGGACGGTCACCAGTCGGGCGCCACTCGGGAGGAGTCGGCTGAGCTGCGCGAGGTGAAGAAGCGCAACCGGCAGTTGGAGCAGGAGAACGAGATCTTGCGGCGCGCCGCGGCCTACTTCGCCCGCGACGTCAACCCAA AAATGATGTACCCGCTGGTCCTTGACCTCGCCGCCGACGCGATCCCTGTCGCGGTGACCTGCCGGGTACTCGGCTTCACCACCCAAGCCTTCTACAAGTGGCGCAAGAATCCTGTCACGCAAAGAGATTTCGACGATGCGCACCTGATCAACGTCGCCATCGACATTCACGCCGATGACCCGACGTTCGGGTACCGGTTGATCGCCGACGAGCTCGCCGACGCCGGAGTCGCCGCGGGTGAGAACCGGGTCGCCAGGTTGTGCTCGCAGGAGCGGATCTGGTCGATCCACGCCAAGAAACGCGGCCTGACCCGCAAGGCCGGCCCACCGGTGCACGACGACCTGGTGAAACGCGGGTTCAGCGCGGCCGGACCGAACCTGATCTGGCTGACCGACATCACCGAACACGCCACAGCTGAGGGCAAGCTCTACCTCTGCGCGATCAAGGACGTCTACTCCAACCGGATCGTCGGTTACTCGATCGGGTCACGAATGAAGGCGTCCCTGGCGGTGTCAGCGCTGCGGAACGCGATCGCCTTGCGGGCACCAACTGCCAATCTGATCGTGCACTCGGATCGCGGCAGCCAGTTCCGGTCCACGAAATTCGTCCGGGTCTTGAAGGCCTACCAGCTGCGCGGATCAATGGGCCGCGTCGGAGCTTGCGGCGACAACGCCGCGATGGAGTCATTCTTCGCCCTGCTGCAGAAGAATGTTCTGGACCGACGACGCTGGACCACCAGACACGAACTGCGTCTGGCGATCGTGTCCTGGATCGAGACCACCTACCACCGCCGACGCCGCCAACGCGGCCTCGGCAAACTCACACCCATCGAGTTTGAGACACTTCAACCGGTCGTACTCGCGGCCTGA
- a CDS encoding RNA polymerase sigma factor has translation MDGTSSDGEVLRAVARGDRAAFALLYERHAGWLLLRLRHRCADAQLVEDVVQETFLAVWHGADRYREQSGADVAGWLWRIGQRRLVDALRRTGARDRLWRVLRGRPSKDEPSAEDQVLLGVEHGDLGAALDRLPPELRAVLQATVLDGLTTREAAALLGVPPGTVKTRAMRARRELRSRFS, from the coding sequence GTGGATGGAACGAGCAGCGACGGCGAGGTGCTGCGCGCGGTCGCTCGCGGTGACCGTGCCGCCTTCGCGCTGCTGTACGAGCGGCACGCGGGCTGGCTCCTGCTCCGGTTGCGGCACCGCTGTGCCGATGCTCAACTCGTCGAGGATGTCGTCCAGGAGACCTTTCTGGCGGTCTGGCACGGCGCTGACCGGTACCGGGAGCAGTCGGGCGCCGACGTAGCCGGCTGGCTTTGGCGCATCGGTCAGCGGCGGCTGGTCGACGCGTTGCGACGTACCGGTGCCCGTGACCGGCTGTGGCGAGTACTGCGCGGACGCCCCTCCAAGGATGAGCCGTCAGCAGAGGACCAGGTACTGCTCGGTGTCGAGCACGGTGATCTCGGAGCTGCTCTGGACAGGCTGCCACCGGAGCTGCGTGCGGTGCTCCAAGCAACCGTCCTGGACGGCCTGACCACCCGTGAAGCCGCCGCTCTGCTCGGCGTGCCACCTGGAACCGTCAAAACCCGGGCCATGCGCGCCCGCCGCGAGCTTCGGAGCCGATTCTCATGA
- a CDS encoding zf-HC2 domain-containing protein, whose product MNASEDLWHPNDDLLALYARGVPTDSVRWSIEAHTAKCANCRSALARLVGEPMGRIWDRLDAEIDAPRVGLIERLLGRLGVRESTARLLVATSTLRTSWLLAVLLTLLAAAAVSVLAPGLATPWPFLAIAPLVPLAGVAAAFGPGIDPAYERSLATPYDSFRLVLLRATAVLTASAGLIGLVTLLLPAAGLAALAWLLPALALTATMLALAGWTGPVPAAVCVGLGWILTVAVTLDRNASVLFTPIGQVLAALLAVLATLVLLATRRRFDAGRLPRNPWSHA is encoded by the coding sequence ATGAACGCGAGCGAGGACCTGTGGCACCCCAACGACGACCTGCTCGCGCTGTACGCGCGCGGAGTACCGACGGACAGCGTCCGCTGGTCCATCGAGGCGCATACTGCCAAGTGCGCCAACTGCCGCTCGGCCCTGGCCCGCTTGGTCGGTGAGCCGATGGGCCGGATCTGGGACCGCCTGGACGCGGAGATCGACGCACCGCGAGTAGGGCTGATCGAGCGCCTGTTGGGCCGTCTGGGCGTTCGGGAGTCCACAGCCCGGCTCCTCGTCGCTACTTCGACACTGCGGACCTCCTGGCTGCTGGCCGTACTCCTGACCCTGCTGGCTGCCGCGGCCGTTTCAGTCTTGGCGCCCGGCCTCGCCACCCCCTGGCCCTTCCTCGCCATCGCGCCACTCGTACCCCTCGCCGGAGTCGCCGCCGCCTTCGGACCCGGTATCGACCCCGCCTATGAACGCAGCCTGGCTACGCCGTACGACTCCTTTCGCCTGGTGCTCCTGCGCGCCACGGCCGTCCTCACCGCATCCGCTGGGCTGATCGGTCTTGTCACGCTCCTGCTGCCCGCCGCCGGGCTGGCTGCCCTCGCTTGGCTGCTTCCGGCGCTCGCGCTGACAGCGACCATGCTCGCGCTGGCCGGCTGGACAGGCCCAGTACCGGCGGCTGTCTGCGTAGGGCTCGGCTGGATTCTCACGGTCGCGGTAACCCTCGACCGGAATGCCTCGGTGCTCTTCACCCCTATCGGCCAGGTCCTGGCCGCACTTCTGGCCGTACTGGCCACCCTGGTCCTCCTAGCGACCCGCAGGCGCTTCGACGCCGGCCGTCTGCCACGTAATCCCTGGAGCCACGCATGA
- a CDS encoding ABC transporter ATP-binding protein: protein MTSTVALAGIHVRFGRTVALDDVSVQLERGVTGLLGPNGAGKTTLLRVLATALAPDSGTVRAFGTDAGDSAGRLALRRRLGYAPQEPGLHPRFTAFEFVDYVAILCEQVDRRARHAEVRRVLHEVGLDDRRSARIKTLSGGMRRRVALAAALIGNPDLLVLDEPTVGLDPEQRLRFRELIASLGQQRTVLLSTHQTEDVQALCNRVVVMHGGRVRFDGTPAGLVEVAQGRVWTSTRPPVAALASWQTGTGVFRNVGSAPAEADLVEPTLEDGYLLLLDGAPAAGVTA, encoded by the coding sequence ATGACCTCGACAGTTGCCCTCGCCGGCATTCACGTCCGTTTCGGCCGCACCGTCGCTCTCGATGACGTGTCGGTCCAGCTGGAGCGAGGAGTGACCGGACTGCTCGGCCCGAACGGTGCGGGCAAGACCACCCTGCTGCGGGTCCTGGCCACCGCGCTCGCGCCGGACAGCGGTACCGTGCGCGCCTTCGGGACGGACGCGGGCGACTCGGCCGGCCGCCTCGCGCTGCGCCGACGCCTGGGATACGCCCCCCAGGAACCGGGGCTGCACCCACGCTTCACCGCGTTCGAGTTCGTCGACTACGTCGCGATCCTCTGCGAACAGGTCGATCGCCGCGCCAGGCATGCCGAGGTACGACGGGTTCTGCACGAGGTCGGCCTCGACGACCGCCGTTCAGCCCGGATCAAGACCTTGTCGGGCGGTATGCGGCGTCGGGTGGCCCTGGCTGCCGCACTGATCGGCAACCCCGACCTGCTGGTGCTCGACGAACCCACGGTCGGCCTCGACCCGGAGCAGCGGCTGCGCTTCCGCGAGCTCATCGCCTCACTCGGCCAGCAGCGGACCGTACTGCTGTCCACGCACCAGACCGAAGACGTCCAGGCCTTGTGCAACCGAGTGGTCGTCATGCACGGCGGCCGAGTGCGGTTCGACGGCACTCCCGCGGGGCTCGTCGAGGTCGCTCAAGGCCGCGTCTGGACCAGTACGAGACCGCCGGTGGCCGCGCTGGCGTCCTGGCAGACCGGTACCGGTGTGTTCCGCAACGTCGGCAGCGCGCCCGCAGAGGCAGACCTGGTCGAGCCCACGCTGGAAGACGGCTACCTGCTCCTGCTCGACGGTGCGCCGGCCGCGGGGGTGACCGCGTGA
- a CDS encoding ABC transporter codes for MAAKVRVTIAYQLVRPTARAVRWPPLVAGALLGLIAVALPAALVELRPEGWSTVLRLAALAGATGAAFILDDPSYPSTSVVPTPSLLRRTVAVALLLPLAALWWVAALLTLPDDAATGLPLAGLTIEAAALFAIAIAVAAGRKGDGGLAGAVATLVTGLLARLPQLDLVLPPGDPQWNRAHLIWAVLAAAACSAFVAGPIVPARRLRCENFRRRLVGSGVRRS; via the coding sequence ATGGCAGCGAAGGTCCGCGTGACCATCGCCTACCAGTTGGTGCGTCCGACCGCCCGTGCCGTGCGCTGGCCTCCTCTGGTCGCAGGGGCACTGCTTGGCCTGATCGCCGTCGCCCTGCCCGCCGCCCTGGTCGAGCTCAGGCCGGAGGGCTGGTCGACCGTTCTCCGCCTTGCAGCCCTGGCCGGAGCCACCGGGGCCGCCTTCATCCTCGACGACCCCTCCTATCCCTCCACGTCGGTGGTGCCGACCCCGAGCCTGCTCCGACGGACGGTCGCGGTAGCGCTGCTGCTACCCCTGGCGGCCCTCTGGTGGGTCGCTGCACTGCTCACTCTGCCTGACGACGCTGCAACTGGTCTGCCGTTGGCTGGACTCACCATCGAAGCCGCGGCCTTGTTCGCCATCGCAATCGCCGTGGCTGCCGGCCGCAAAGGTGACGGCGGCCTCGCCGGAGCCGTTGCGACGTTGGTCACCGGCCTGCTTGCCCGCCTACCGCAGCTCGATCTCGTCCTGCCGCCCGGCGATCCGCAGTGGAACCGGGCTCACCTGATCTGGGCTGTGCTCGCCGCCGCGGCGTGCTCGGCCTTCGTGGCCGGGCCGATCGTCCCTGCGCGTCGCCTGCGCTGTGAGAATTTCCGCCGACGACTTGTCGGATCCGGAGTGAGGCGTTCGTAG
- a CDS encoding dihydrofolate reductase family protein, translating into MRKLVYGMNVSLDGFVAAPGDDLGWSAPSDELFRFWLDQELAIGLFLYGRGLWENMSSYWPTGDQQPGATPAQVEFARNWRDTPKVVFSSTIDKVDWNARVVAGDAVEEIARLKAEDGEPMRVGGATLAGAAMRAGLVDEYEIVTHPVLLGGGKPFYTAVDSWVNLNLVETRTFPGGALLTRYEVRR; encoded by the coding sequence ATGCGGAAACTGGTCTACGGCATGAACGTGTCCCTGGACGGCTTCGTTGCCGCGCCCGGGGACGACCTCGGGTGGAGCGCGCCGAGCGACGAGCTGTTTCGGTTCTGGCTCGACCAGGAGCTGGCAATCGGTCTGTTCCTCTACGGGCGCGGGCTGTGGGAGAACATGAGCTCCTACTGGCCGACCGGCGATCAGCAGCCGGGCGCCACGCCGGCGCAGGTCGAGTTCGCGCGGAACTGGCGGGATACGCCGAAGGTGGTGTTCTCCTCGACGATCGACAAGGTCGACTGGAACGCCCGGGTGGTCGCCGGCGACGCGGTCGAGGAGATCGCCCGGCTCAAGGCCGAGGACGGCGAGCCGATGAGGGTCGGTGGCGCCACGCTCGCCGGCGCGGCCATGCGGGCCGGGCTGGTCGACGAGTACGAGATCGTCACCCATCCGGTGCTGCTGGGCGGCGGCAAACCGTTCTACACCGCGGTGGACAGCTGGGTGAACCTGAACCTGGTGGAGACGCGGACCTTCCCCGGCGGCGCGCTCCTGACCAGGTACGAGGTAAGGCGCTGA
- a CDS encoding SAM-dependent methyltransferase — protein sequence MSDSTDTNIDERLMLDRPHGARVYDYFLGGKTNFAMDRQAAEHLLEAFPGFRTAALSNRMWMHRAAKFAAERGITQFLDVGTGIPTSPNLHEVVQEITPEARVVYVDNDPIVLAHSRALLRSGPQGKTAYLEADVTDPRAILSSDEVKQTLDLSKPVALSVVGVFHYLPDALKPYDLIKELVDAVAPGSYFIFSHCTPDFAPELWKRAMQVYKADGGDAQVRSKEEVTRFFDGLELVEPGVVSPFRWHPDAETDRLVAKGDFTDIMCSLWVGVAKKP from the coding sequence ATGAGTGACAGCACGGACACCAACATCGACGAGCGGCTGATGCTCGACCGGCCGCACGGCGCGCGGGTCTACGACTACTTCCTCGGTGGCAAGACGAACTTCGCGATGGACCGGCAGGCCGCCGAGCACCTGCTGGAGGCGTTCCCGGGGTTCCGGACGGCCGCGCTGTCGAACCGGATGTGGATGCACCGCGCCGCCAAGTTCGCCGCCGAGCGGGGCATCACGCAGTTCCTCGATGTCGGCACCGGTATCCCGACCAGCCCGAACCTGCACGAGGTGGTCCAGGAGATCACGCCCGAGGCGCGGGTGGTCTACGTCGACAACGACCCGATCGTGCTCGCCCACTCGCGGGCGCTGCTGCGGAGCGGGCCGCAGGGCAAGACCGCGTACCTCGAGGCCGACGTCACCGATCCGCGGGCGATCCTGTCCTCGGACGAGGTGAAGCAGACCCTCGATCTCAGCAAGCCGGTCGCGTTGAGCGTGGTCGGGGTGTTCCACTACCTGCCGGATGCGCTGAAGCCGTACGACCTGATCAAGGAACTGGTCGACGCGGTCGCGCCCGGCTCGTACTTCATCTTCTCGCACTGCACGCCCGACTTCGCGCCGGAGCTGTGGAAGCGCGCGATGCAGGTCTACAAGGCCGACGGCGGCGACGCGCAGGTCCGCAGCAAGGAGGAGGTGACGCGCTTCTTCGACGGGCTCGAGCTGGTCGAGCCGGGGGTCGTGTCGCCGTTCCGCTGGCATCCGGACGCGGAGACCGACCGGCTCGTCGCGAAGGGCGACTTCACCGACATCATGTGCAGCCTCTGGGTCGGCGTCGCCAAGAAGCCCTGA
- a CDS encoding alpha/beta fold hydrolase: MDFKVPGGVVWGEDSGGDGLPLVFLHSGAGDSRGWDAVVHRLPQRVIRYDVRGYGRSPRPTTPFTMQGDLAAVLEYCGVERAVLVGCSLGGSTAICQALVDPQSVAGLVLLCPGLTGYPWPDEPELDKVYDELAAAGDVEGLVRFGLDLWAAAGSDGEVAEQVRAAVPGWLAQSDFRRPDVAAYGRLGEIRVPTAVLVGDRDRPILAACAGAIAARIEGSRLVWAPGVDHFPALRAPDLVARTILDVIAETTDAGAPAPSHEGRA, encoded by the coding sequence ATGGACTTCAAGGTTCCGGGCGGGGTCGTCTGGGGTGAGGACAGCGGGGGCGACGGGCTGCCGCTGGTCTTCCTGCACTCGGGCGCCGGGGATTCGCGCGGCTGGGACGCCGTGGTGCACCGGCTGCCGCAGCGCGTGATCCGGTACGACGTCCGCGGTTACGGCCGGTCCCCGCGTCCGACCACCCCGTTCACCATGCAGGGCGACCTCGCGGCCGTGCTCGAGTACTGCGGGGTCGAACGCGCCGTACTCGTCGGGTGCAGCCTGGGCGGCAGCACGGCGATCTGCCAGGCGCTCGTGGATCCACAGAGCGTCGCCGGGCTCGTCCTGCTCTGTCCCGGGCTCACCGGCTACCCCTGGCCCGACGAACCCGAGCTGGACAAGGTGTACGACGAGCTGGCCGCGGCCGGGGACGTGGAAGGGCTCGTGCGGTTCGGCCTGGATCTCTGGGCCGCCGCGGGATCCGACGGCGAGGTGGCGGAGCAGGTGCGCGCCGCGGTTCCCGGGTGGCTGGCGCAGTCGGACTTCCGCCGGCCCGACGTCGCGGCGTACGGGCGGCTGGGCGAGATCCGGGTACCGACCGCCGTGCTGGTCGGGGACCGGGACCGGCCGATCCTGGCGGCGTGTGCGGGCGCGATCGCCGCCAGAATCGAGGGCAGCCGGTTGGTCTGGGCGCCGGGGGTCGATCACTTCCCGGCGCTGCGCGCTCCCGACCTGGTCGCCCGGACGATCCTCGACGTCATCGCGGAAACGACAGATGCTGGTGCACCAGCTCCCAGCCACGAGGGCCGTGCCTGA